ttgcatttctctaattgatagtggtttagagcatatTTTGATATGACTATAGATGCTGCTTTACATTTTTCAAATCACTTTCATTTGTCTCGTAGGTATCTGGTGGGGTAAGCAATATTTACAATTAACAGTATTAATAGTACTGTTgttttgttatctccattttacggatgagaaaactgaggttcagagactgAGGAAGCAACAACTTGAATCCATTCTTCCCCTCTCAATCCACACCACTTTTTCCGTTACTCTGCATTGCCTCCATCTGTCCCTCTAGCAGCATCCCCCCCACACTTCTCCCAAACACAAGACAAGACTGCATTAGATCTTAGCATCTGTGTTTTATTGAGCTTGTCCCTCTGCTGCCCACCGTCTCCCCTCATCCTTTCACTCCTCCTTCTCATCCCCATGGGTGATGATGTAGCACAGAGACTTATAGTCGATGTTTCCAGACAGGTCCATAGGCGTCAATGAAAACATTTGCTCCACCTATGACAGAGAAGATGCTGGTGAGCAGACACTGGGTACCAGGGTGCCTGAAGGGAGGGGAATGCTACACCAGGTTCCAAGTCCAGCCCATCTTCTGCTACAGAGTCTGGTGCACAGTTGCAACATTCATACTTCCCAGCCTGGGGGACATTTAGTGCCTGAAAAGGGCTGGATCCAATTTGTGTATTTCTCTGTGACTTGGACAGAAATCTTGTGATTCAgttttccttttcccatctccaggtacggaaaagagaaaagattgtcCATTGCCACTATAGTAGGATTTACGATGATGCATGCTTTTGGTTACCAGTCCTCTAAACTCAGAACTATTcagattattttctgttttccaaCATAGCACTGTGGGCAGGCCTCTAGGGTCCCAAATGGGGAACCTAAAGTTAGGAATGCCCTAGCCCCAGGTGGGATATAGAGATGGTTCCTACTCACCTCAGCTGGAGAGAACTTGTCTGCCTGGGTCAGCAGGAGCTGCTTAAAcctaggaagagaggagggagttaGAAAAACATGACAGCTAGCAGTGGTAAGCTATTATAGCCCCATTAAAAGGGAAGCAAATCAGGAAGAAAGTCTCACAGACTCACAGAACCAGAAGTGATCTgacagatcatttagtccagtttctgtactttgcagatgaagaaactgaggctcagagaagttaagtgaccaaCTTTGTCTGAGGCCACCTTGCTAGTAAGTGGCGGATTCAAATGAGGGATTTTGATGAGGGAAGAGTCTGCCCAAGGGGCCAGTCACTGGATTCTAGGATCGTAGGGCTGAGTAGAAGCAACCTCAAAAGTCATCGACTCATcgagtccaaccttctcatctgtaagatgaggaaacagagtctcagaggggttatgacttgcccaaggtcacatatgtagTGACTGAAGTGaagtttgaacccagggcctctgactccagggccaatgctctttTGATTGTATCACACTGCCTCTGAGTTATATAAGTAGGTGGGGTAGAGTGTGATTTGAAGGGCATTCAGAAGACCCTACACCACGTTCTCTGCTAGGCCTGCTTGCTAAGATGCCTGAAATTCTATCATTTCAACCCCAAAGCACTTCTTTGAGATAAGTCATTTAATGATACTAAAATGTACAGGTGGTTACACAAACACATGATGAACTTAAGTGGCATTTATCAGAAGCTATCCAAGggcaggaggggcagctaggtgatgcagtaggtaaagcactgggcctgaagtcaggaagactcatattactaagttcaaatctggcctcagatactaactgtgtgaccctgggcaagtcatttaaccctgtttgcctccgtttcctcatctgtgaaatgagctggagaaggaaatggcaaaccactccaatatctttgccaaggaaaccccaaatggcattacaaagttggacacaactgactAACAAAACCTAGGGTAGAACCTTAGGGAATTTATCATTCATTATTAGGTGCAGATAAATTTGGATGGTTTGGAGACCTGTTCTATTTGTCCCCCCAGAGGGACAGAATCATCAGCAATGGGTGGAATTTGTAAGGAGGCAAAGTTAGGCTTGAGGTCAGGGTAAATTTCCTAGAACTGTCTAGAAGTGCCTTTGGAAGTGATGGGGTTCCCTTCCTTGGAGCCTTTAATCAGAGGCTGTGTGGCCGACCATTTTGTCAGTATGCTAGAGTTGGAATTCCTTTTGTGGGAGAGTTAGACTAGCTGGTTATTGTCATATCTCCCAGCTCTTGAATTCTGTCATTCTCTGATCCTGAGAGCAAAGGTTCTGCCCAGAACATGGGCATGGCTCATTGTTGGAGAGAGCAggcctgggagctgggtggagttGGGTTCTAAGCACTCAGGAATCAGCACGAGGTCCCTGGGAACTTCTGGCCCTGGGAGATCCAATGTGGGCAGCGGGGAATGAGAATTGCTGCAGGCAAACATTCACCCTGTGCTTTTGCCAAGGGCAGGAGTGTTCCTGGAACCAACAGCTCTTTCTCCTAGAGCTTCAAAAACCCTGTCCCACTTAGGCCCAGCTCTCTCCTGCTTATACTCACTCTTCTTTGTTGACAACCCCACTGCCACTGGGATCAAACATGCGGAAGGCGCTGAGGATGGATTCTTCAGGGTCAGTTCCTAAGGAACAGCAGACAGTATAAACTCTGGCCTaggagtgaggaacctgtggcctcaaggccacaggtttcccacccctgctctggCCTCATAAATACGTccctcactctccctcctccattccaaAAGAGGACATAGATCtgagatttagaggcagaaggaacATTTGTTAAGAGATTTGGGACCATTTATCTCTTTATCTCAAAACTCTTTGTCATTCCGTCACTCTctcttcacagaatcataggaagCGATTTCCAGGGTCACTTAGATTAacaccctaattttatagatgaggaaactgaggcccacagaggcaagggacttgcccaggatcacacaacttgtaagtgaggcagaatttaagcctaggtctttctgaatccagtcCCATGCCACCTCCATCATTGAatatcaaagctggaagggaccttggagaacaCCTGGTCTGAGCTCCTCATTTGACTGATGGGAAGCCCAAAGAGGCTttatgatttgaccaaggtcacacagctagtcagtagtCAAGttgggactggaactcaggcctcctgactcccagttcaatGTTATCTGCTATAAGTGGTGGTTTCTGAGGCAGACCCAACACACACCAAGGGCAGTTCCAGGATGGACTCAGGATTCCAATTAGGTTCCAGATTCCCCAGGCCTGACCATGGCCCCAGAATATACTTGACTATTGAAGAATGATCCATGGTGAGACCAAGTTAAGGGTATCACAGTATAGTGGGGGAGACACTGAAACTTGGAATCAcagagacatgggttcaaatcctatctcagatactAGCTTTGCAATCCTGGGAGGGTCACTTTACTTATCtatgcctcggtttcctcctttgtaaaaggaAGCGGCTTTGTTCTAAGGATTCCTTAAATAATCTAGTGAAATCCCTGGACTCTTTCTCAGGCCATCAGTTTGTTGTCTACATCTATAATCAAAGCTAAATTTCAGTTGGaggttattgaaaataaagatgtagtttttttccaatccaagttcatggacttcctgaaatctatccatggggTCCAGGTTAAGactggactaaataatctctacaGACCTTAGCAGTCTAAACCTATGATCATATGACCCAAActaggggtgggaggaggtgtCTTGGATTAGTTGGTCACATAGCCTCTAGTTTCTTATGATTTAGGTCCCTGGGACTTAGAAATTGGATGtggataatataataataagtaATGCAATATTGGGAGAGTGTATAGAGGAAAGATGAAGtgatccctcttcccttcctctaatCCTTACCATTGAGTTTCTCCCCAAAGAGCGTGAGAAAGACTGTGAAGTTGATTGGGCCCTTGCCTTCCTGTAGCATCTCATCCAACTCTTCCTCAGGCACATTCGCTCTTCCTGGAGGAGGGCATGGACAAAGGATGAGAGGGGGACTGATATCCTCCCCCCCAACCCTCAAGCCTACAGGCATAGCTAGCATTCCAGTGCCCATGGTATTGCAGAAAGAAAATACCTTGGAGGTAGGAAGGtgggagaaatgggaaagaatagaagggagcagagaagaagagttattaaactgcctataccctttgacccagcaataccactgctaggtccatttccaaagatgactggggaaaaaggaaaagaacctataagtTCTACAatgtttatagcggctctctttgtggtggcaaagaactgaacgttgaggggatgcccatcaactaggtaatggctgaacaagttgtatgtgattgtgatggaatatttgttgttgctgttgtttgtccttcattcttgaagagaccatggcatcaggaaggtgatgccatgacttgcaagtgaactggatttcagtgagggagagctgcgcaaagtcaccagcctcactttctcttccagagccatttaggtccagtggcaagacatagatcaggactaATGGAGATGGCAcctgatggagtactactgtgctacgAGAAATgttgagctcaatgatcttagaaaacacGGAAAGACTCGcacaaaataacaaagagcaaaatgaacagaaccaagagaacactgtatccagtaacaatattgttttaagaatgactttgagcaataCGTTATTTTGAATATCACAAATACCCAGTctgtacccagagaaagaactgataaatagaagtatgtacagaataattttacttatatacacctatttgtggctaatggtagctatctctgaggtgggcagggaggggggaggtaaaagaaagggaaagaagaaaaaaaggaaatttacacaataactgttgtgtatttaaaagaaatagcaagttgtacataatgaaTTTGCGGTTTCATGTACAGTCATCtgttttattgtactatgttatggaaatgcttgttttttccataaattgaagaataaatttaaattaaaaaattgaagGGAGCTTTGGGAGAGGTCTGAGGAGAATGAGAAAGTCAGCAAGGGTGCTAGCTATGAGGGAAATGTAAAATTGTGTagtggagagaaggcagagctctggaaaaggaggaggagatttGGTAAAGGATGAGCTTTGGCAATGTACTGGGAGCAGAGGtgtgagaagaggagagaggaggggaggtgtGAGCTTGGGGGGAGGTGTGAGAAGAGGGTAGGAGATATGAGCtgagagtgaggagggatagcagggagaataggaaagaggaagaagagccgATTTTATGAGAGATGATTAAATTTAGGTTCAGTTCATGGCAGGCTTGGTATGGTAAaaggagctctggatttggactcTGCAATATTTGGCTTCAAATActgcctcggatacttactagctgtatgagcctgggcaagtcacttaacctcattctgacttagtttccccatctgtaaaataaagggcttggACGTGACATCCTCTTAATCCATGGAATCCGTGATCCTTAACTTCTCCTTGTCAGCTACAtaagatgagggaactggactTTGCGCAgctctccctcactgaaatccagttcacttgcaagtcatggcatcaccttcctgatgttatttccataacatagtactgggcagggaggaggagatgTGTGAAGAACTGGTCTATGGGTCCTGCCTCATTGAGAAAGTATTGGGTTAGAGTGTGCAAGCCTGCTAACTCACCTAGTTGGGAGTATGTCTCCTTCAGGTCCGATTTGCTGATGATGCCATCTCGGTTTTGATCAATGCAACTGAATGCCTGCGAGACAGAGAGGTCCCAGTTTCCTGGGTCAGGAACAGAACTCACTGTGCCTCCAGGGAAGAGAGGCAGGTGCTCCCTCCCCCAAGGGCCTAAGGGAGGATGGATGGGTGAGGGGATGGGCAGATCACAGATTGAGTGGGAAAGCAGGAGCAAAGGAAGGGATAGAGTGGTTTGGGAGGACATCCAGGAACCCTTCATTCAGCTGATTCAAACTTCAGGGTCAGcataaggaagaagaagagaggcagAAGTTAAGAAGGATTGTGAGATAATAGctccagaattggaaggaacatcagacaccatctagtccaaccccctcattttacagatgaggaaattgaggtagggaaggtatgaagtgacttgtccaaagtcacgcaAGCATtaaatatcagaggtgagatttgaacctatgtcttccaaTTATAGAGTGAGTACTTTTCACTGTGCCAATCTACCTCAGGGAGAAATAGGAGAATATAGGAGGAACAGGAGGAAAATGGAGAAGCAGGGATACTAGAGGGATGAGTGGGTGAGGGACTCACCTCCTTAAACTCCTGGATCTGTGCTTGTTCAAACATGGAGAAGACATTCGAAGATCCCCTATGGGCTTGCTTGGCAGCCGCCACCTTCCCCCGAGTCCCTGCCTTCCTGCTGGCCTGTGGAATATCTGTCTCAGAGGAAT
This region of Trichosurus vulpecula isolate mTriVul1 chromosome 3, mTriVul1.pri, whole genome shotgun sequence genomic DNA includes:
- the MYL7 gene encoding myosin regulatory light chain 2, atrial isoform, which translates into the protein MASRKAGTRGKVAAAKQAHRGSSNVFSMFEQAQIQEFKEAFSCIDQNRDGIISKSDLKETYSQLGRANVPEEELDEMLQEGKGPINFTVFLTLFGEKLNGTDPEESILSAFRMFDPSGSGVVNKEEFKQLLLTQADKFSPAEVEQMFSLTPMDLSGNIDYKSLCYIITHGDEKEE